One part of the Glycine soja cultivar W05 chromosome 11, ASM419377v2, whole genome shotgun sequence genome encodes these proteins:
- the LOC114376441 gene encoding ATP synthase gamma chain, chloroplastic yields MSCSNLTMLVSSKPSLSDPSNLSFRSVLNPFQLPTQNPASCTPSRSSSTQIQCGLRELRTRIESVKNTQKITEAMKLVAAAKVRRAQEAVVNGRPFSETLVEVLYNINEQLQTEDVDIPLTKVRPVKKVALVVITGDRGLCGGFNNAIIKKAEARIRELKELGLQFTVISVGKKGNSYFIRRPYIPVDKFLEGGTLPTAKEAQAIADDVFSLFVSEEVDKVELLYTKFVSLVKSDPVIHTLLPLSPKGEICDINGVCVDAAEDEFFRLTTKEGKLTVERDVVRTKTIDFSPILQFEQDPVQILDALLPLYLNSQVLRALQESLASELAARMSAMSNATDNAIELKKNLSIVYNRERQAKITGEILEIVAGANALQ; encoded by the coding sequence atgtCTTGCTCCAATCTGACAATGTTGGTGTCCTCAAAACCTTCCCTTTCCGACCCCTCGAACCTCTCCTTCCGCTCTGTCCTGAACCCTTTTCAGCTCCCTACACAAAACCCAGCTTCATGCACCCCTTCACGCTCCTCAAGCACCCAAATTCAGTGTGGTCTGAGAGAACTGAGAACCCGCATTGAGTCTGTGAAGAACACGCAGAAAATCACGGAGGCAATGAAGCTTGTTGCTGCAGCCAAAGTGAGAAGAGCTCAAGAAGCTGTTGTGAACGGAAGACCCTTCTCAGAGACCCTGGTTGAAGTCCTCTACAACATCAACGAGCAGCTCCAAACTGAGGACGTAGACATCCCTCTCACAAAGGTTAGACCTGTCAAGAAAGTTGCACTTGTTGTGATCACCGGCGACCGCGGCCTCTGCGGCGGTTTCAACAACGCAATCATAAAGAAAGCCGAGGCTAGAATCAGGGAATTGAAGGAGCTTGGCTTGCAATTTACTGTCATAAGTGTTGGCAAGAAGGGTAACTCTTATTTCATCCGAAGGCCTTATATTCCTGTTGACAAGTTCCTTGAAGGTGGCACTCTTCCAACTGCTAAGGAGGCTCAGGCCATTGCTGATGATGTTTTCTCACTGTTTGTCAGTGAAGAGGTTGACAAGGTGGAGCTTCTCTACACCAAGTTCGTGTCGCTTGTCAAATCGGATCCCGTGATTCACACTTTGCTCCCGCTTTCGCCAAAGGGAGAGATTTGTGATATCAATGGTGTGTGTGTTGATGCTGCTGAGGATGAGTTCTTCAGGTTGACTACCAAGGAAGGAAAGTTGACTGTGGAGAGGGATGTTGTGAGGACTAAAACCATCGATTTTTCGCCAATTTTGCAGTTCGAACAAGACCCGGTTCAGATCCTTGATGCACTGTTGCCACTGTATTTGAACAGCCAGGTTCTGAGGGCATTGCAGGAGTCCTTGGCGAGTGAACTTGCCGCGAGAATGAGTGCCATGAGCAATGCCACGGATAATGCTATTGAATTGAAGAAGAACTTGTCCATTGTGTACAATAGGGAGCGCCAGGCTAAAATCACTGGTGAAATTCTGGAAATTGTGGCTGGGGCCAATGCCTTGCAATAG